Proteins from a genomic interval of Desulfobacterales bacterium:
- a CDS encoding FmdE family protein yields the protein MDTPYDEIIAFHGHSCPGLAIGYRMTLAGLGFLSGIRAEDEELVAIVENDACGVDALQYLSGCTFGKGNLIFRDYGKQVYTLFQRSTGKGVRIVFNNDSVPPGLRRDRDRFVTWLLGAPDKEIIGLRKVDIKAPARARIRNSLTCDFCGEKVMETRTRKKAGRTACIPCAE from the coding sequence ATGGACACACCCTACGATGAAATAATCGCCTTCCACGGCCACAGCTGTCCGGGCCTGGCAATCGGCTATCGAATGACGCTGGCAGGCCTCGGATTCTTGTCAGGGATCAGGGCCGAGGATGAGGAACTGGTGGCAATTGTCGAGAACGATGCCTGCGGCGTGGATGCCCTGCAATATCTCAGCGGCTGCACCTTTGGCAAGGGCAACCTTATCTTCAGGGATTACGGCAAACAGGTCTACACCCTGTTCCAGCGCAGTACCGGCAAGGGGGTGCGGATTGTGTTCAACAACGACTCGGTCCCCCCGGGGCTGCGCCGGGACCGGGACCGTTTCGTAACCTGGCTGCTTGGTGCCCCGGACAAGGAGATCATCGGCCTGCGCAAGGTCGATATCAAGGCCCCGGCCCGGGCCAGGATCAGGAATTCGCTGACCTGCGATTTCTGCGGCGAAAAGGTGATGGAGACCAGGACCCGGAAAAAAGCGGGCCGGACGGCATGCATCCCCTGTGCCGAGTAA
- a CDS encoding alpha/beta hydrolase produces the protein MQGLFVLIGLGLCAYGAVMLVVYLSQEGLLFYPNLPSRSLSATPARINLDFEEVQLFTPDKVKLHGWFVPAPLRATDSKVILFFHGNAGNISHRLDSIRIFHDLGLAVLIIDYRGYGQSEGTISEPGLYLDGEAAWLHLTRDRNYAPRDIVIFGRSLGGAIATHLARGRRPHALIIESAFTSVPDIAASLYPFLPVRWLSKYKLDIRKLLAGVACPVLVVHSRDDDIIPYSHGRRLFDAARPPKQFLELRGDHNQGFLLSGPHYSDGVRRFLEKVSDGVP, from the coding sequence TTGCAGGGATTATTCGTTCTCATCGGTCTCGGCCTGTGCGCGTACGGGGCCGTTATGCTGGTGGTCTATCTCTCCCAGGAGGGGCTGCTCTTCTACCCCAATCTGCCGTCCCGGAGCCTTTCCGCAACCCCGGCCCGGATCAACCTTGATTTCGAGGAGGTCCAACTCTTCACTCCGGACAAGGTGAAGCTGCACGGCTGGTTCGTGCCGGCCCCTCTGCGGGCAACCGACTCCAAGGTGATTCTTTTTTTTCACGGCAATGCCGGTAACATTTCCCACCGGCTCGATTCGATCAGGATATTCCATGACCTCGGTCTCGCGGTATTGATCATCGACTACCGGGGCTACGGCCAAAGTGAGGGCACAATCAGCGAACCGGGCCTTTATCTTGATGGGGAGGCGGCCTGGCTCCATCTCACCCGGGACCGGAATTATGCCCCCCGCGATATCGTGATCTTCGGCCGCTCCCTGGGCGGGGCGATCGCCACTCACCTGGCCCGTGGCCGCCGGCCCCATGCCCTGATCATCGAGTCCGCCTTCACCTCGGTGCCGGACATCGCCGCTTCGCTCTATCCCTTTCTGCCGGTGCGCTGGCTGAGTAAATATAAGTTAGACATCCGCAAACTGCTGGCCGGGGTCGCCTGCCCGGTCCTGGTGGTGCACAGCCGGGATGACGACATTATCCCCTACAGCCACGGCCGCCGGCTGTTTGACGCGGCCAGGCCGCCCAAGCAGTTTCTGGAACTACGGGGCGACCACAACCAGGGATTTCTTTTGTCCGGCCCGCATTATTCCGACGGGGTGCGGCGGTTTCTGGAAAAGGTATCGGATGGTGTACCATAA
- the phnD gene encoding phosphate/phosphite/phosphonate ABC transporter substrate-binding protein, producing the protein MDLFVDILGDIDNNIEVDFLGSTRNLHIKQTSLPAEDIPIKNFHGQIELAEELIMESETNKKGVRLALLCILFLVAVVFLLTTSTAQAGRSLQKYHFGIPPYQKGQTVDEIRGLYKPMLSWLGEQVGCYFDFIGADSYEDMIDMVASGRVQVAGLGPVPYIEAKKKNPGLRLLLTELKWNRDKSRLVDVYHGYIVALKTRDDLNGLLDLKGKSFSFVDIHSTSGYQYPNALMREQGIIPARFFGKVYFLGSHPRVTDAIVAGSIDAGATWDFNLEQAIRKHGDVFKIIYAPPPIPNLAIVAHPSLPLDIQQKIQEVLPTIDPALLQGLPADGFAVRPDSFYDTVRVIVEQAAGEQD; encoded by the coding sequence ATGGATCTCTTTGTGGACATCCTTGGAGATATCGACAACAATATTGAGGTTGATTTTCTGGGTAGTACGCGTAATCTTCATATCAAGCAAACGAGCCTGCCTGCCGAAGATATTCCGATCAAGAATTTTCACGGGCAGATAGAACTCGCTGAGGAGTTAATAATGGAATCAGAAACAAACAAAAAGGGAGTCCGATTAGCTTTACTTTGTATTCTCTTCCTTGTTGCCGTTGTTTTTCTGTTGACCACATCAACCGCTCAAGCGGGTCGCTCTCTTCAGAAATACCATTTCGGCATCCCGCCGTATCAGAAGGGCCAGACCGTTGACGAGATACGTGGTCTGTACAAACCAATGCTGTCCTGGCTCGGGGAACAGGTGGGCTGTTATTTTGATTTTATCGGCGCGGACAGCTATGAAGATATGATCGACATGGTCGCCTCGGGCCGGGTACAGGTGGCCGGGCTTGGCCCGGTACCCTATATTGAGGCAAAAAAGAAAAATCCCGGCCTGCGGCTGCTGCTGACCGAATTGAAGTGGAACCGGGACAAATCAAGGCTGGTCGATGTTTATCATGGCTATATCGTCGCCCTGAAGACGCGGGACGACTTGAACGGGCTGCTCGATCTCAAGGGCAAGTCATTTTCCTTTGTGGACATCCACTCGACCAGCGGCTACCAGTATCCGAACGCCCTGATGCGCGAACAGGGGATCATCCCGGCGAGATTCTTCGGCAAGGTCTATTTCCTGGGAAGCCATCCGCGGGTCACCGATGCCATTGTTGCCGGCAGCATCGATGCGGGAGCCACCTGGGATTTCAACCTGGAGCAGGCGATAAGGAAACACGGGGATGTCTTTAAGATAATCTACGCGCCACCGCCCATTCCCAACCTGGCCATTGTGGCGCATCCCTCGTTGCCCCTGGATATTCAGCAGAAGATCCAGGAGGTATTGCCGACAATTGATCCCGCCCTGCTGCAAGGGCTGCCGGCAGATGGTTTTGCGGTTCGGCCGGATAGTTTCTACGATACTGTCCGGGTGATCGTTGAACAGGCGGCCGGAGAACAAGACTAG
- a CDS encoding ATP-binding protein, translating into MNKLRIKLFVPTVLVVAFCLGVIVYISYQQYSSFQASSAQTTLQLEHEVQSRLLAVQTNNRGLVDFLANNWSFIDSVALGTSTELLDQVVPFTVYKSVDFINVYDTDGVLLACAENPGRFGARDDISPLLGGMKSDSDIHPAALVHGGKLALVALKRIEGNYGPIGFLVVGRYLTRSTLAEFNYLYHDHQAALHFYYQGREYLTLGGKPETDASLRQKSTFITFLPEIDKAGLLSVLLTEDVSRTERDFWRQFFVITLVFSFVSLVVIVFSRKITMRVTTDLEKSRDELELRVRERTEELRGSEERFRTLLNSLDSLVYVADMDTYELLFINEYGQKIWGNVVGKTCWQALQAGQTGPCEFCTNAKLLDDKGEPRGVHVWELQNTVDNEWYECRDQAIRWPDGHYVRMEIATNITQRKQAEMALAQEKERLAVTLRSIGDGVITTDTHSRVVLINKVAERLTGWSSADAVGRPLAEVFNIINERTRQPCENPVEKVMVTGGIIGLANHTALISRDGREISIADSGAPIRDRESKIIGVVLVFRDITAQLRMEQELIKIKKLESIGILAGGIAHDFNNILAAILGNIELAGMSIDPTSKAYPLLQGAKQASLRAKDLTQQLLTFSKGGDPVKKTTSIGKVITESANFVLHGSPVFCRLSIPDDLWLVDIDAGQISQVIQNLVMNAKHAMPDGGEISITCANITDIGSETPLSLPGKAYIKITVQDNGCGIAEKYLEKIFDPYFTTKQEGSGLGLSISHSIINKHNGHIAVQSRMGKGSTFSIYLPASEQQAVRDQDQEADKPADVVRAKVLIMDDEQLVQDIAGQMLVILGHEVLHAADGREAIEIFTGQRQSGKPVDVIIMDLTIPGGMGGKEAIGEILKIDPRAKVIVSSGYGNDPVMANYRQYGFKAAIAKPFLLEELNKTLTDVLS; encoded by the coding sequence ATGAATAAGTTACGCATAAAACTCTTTGTCCCAACGGTTCTTGTGGTTGCCTTCTGTCTCGGGGTGATTGTCTATATCTCCTACCAGCAATACTCTTCTTTCCAGGCGAGTTCGGCCCAGACGACCCTGCAGCTTGAGCATGAGGTGCAGAGCCGGCTGCTCGCCGTTCAGACCAATAACCGGGGATTGGTGGATTTTCTCGCCAACAACTGGTCGTTCATTGATAGTGTCGCCCTGGGGACCAGCACGGAACTCCTTGACCAGGTAGTCCCTTTTACAGTCTACAAGAGCGTTGACTTCATAAACGTCTATGACACAGACGGTGTTCTGCTGGCCTGCGCGGAAAATCCCGGCCGGTTCGGGGCCCGGGACGATATAAGCCCGTTGCTCGGGGGGATGAAGAGCGATTCGGATATTCATCCGGCGGCCCTTGTCCATGGCGGGAAACTGGCATTGGTTGCCCTGAAACGTATTGAGGGCAATTATGGTCCCATCGGTTTTCTTGTGGTGGGACGATATCTGACCAGGTCCACCCTGGCCGAATTCAACTATCTCTACCATGATCACCAGGCGGCCCTGCATTTCTATTATCAGGGCAGGGAGTACCTGACCCTGGGCGGCAAACCCGAGACCGACGCTTCTTTGCGGCAGAAGTCAACCTTCATTACCTTTTTGCCGGAGATAGACAAAGCGGGTCTTCTGAGCGTGTTGCTGACCGAGGACGTCTCCCGGACGGAACGTGACTTCTGGCGCCAATTTTTTGTTATAACGCTTGTTTTTTCCTTTGTGAGCCTGGTGGTTATTGTTTTTTCGCGAAAGATCACCATGCGGGTCACAACTGATCTGGAAAAATCCAGGGACGAGCTGGAACTGCGGGTGCGGGAACGGACCGAAGAGTTACGGGGCAGCGAGGAACGATTCCGGACGCTGCTGAACAGCCTGGACTCGCTGGTTTATGTCGCGGATATGGATACCTACGAACTTCTCTTCATCAATGAATATGGTCAAAAAATCTGGGGGAATGTCGTTGGCAAGACCTGCTGGCAGGCGCTCCAGGCCGGCCAGACCGGTCCGTGTGAGTTCTGTACCAATGCAAAACTGTTGGATGACAAGGGCGAGCCGCGGGGGGTCCATGTCTGGGAACTGCAGAATACCGTTGACAATGAATGGTATGAATGCCGGGACCAGGCCATCCGGTGGCCGGACGGACATTATGTGCGGATGGAGATCGCCACCAACATTACCCAGCGCAAACAGGCGGAAATGGCCCTGGCGCAAGAGAAGGAACGGCTGGCAGTTACCTTGCGAAGCATTGGAGACGGGGTTATCACCACTGATACCCACAGCCGGGTCGTGCTTATCAACAAGGTCGCCGAGCGATTGACCGGCTGGAGCAGCGCCGACGCGGTTGGGCGGCCTTTAGCCGAGGTCTTTAATATTATTAACGAAAGAACAAGGCAGCCCTGCGAGAATCCGGTGGAAAAGGTCATGGTCACCGGGGGGATTATCGGACTGGCCAACCATACCGCCCTGATCTCCAGGGATGGGCGGGAAATAAGTATTGCCGACAGCGGCGCGCCGATCCGGGACAGGGAGAGCAAGATCATCGGCGTTGTCCTGGTTTTTCGGGATATCACGGCCCAACTCCGCATGGAGCAGGAACTGATCAAGATAAAAAAACTTGAGTCAATAGGTATTCTGGCCGGCGGTATTGCCCATGACTTCAACAATATCCTGGCCGCCATCCTCGGCAATATCGAATTGGCGGGAATGTCCATTGATCCCACCAGCAAGGCATATCCCCTCCTGCAAGGGGCAAAGCAGGCGTCCCTGAGGGCAAAAGACCTGACCCAGCAGTTGCTCACCTTTTCCAAGGGCGGTGATCCGGTCAAAAAAACCACCTCCATTGGCAAGGTCATCACTGAATCGGCAAATTTTGTATTGCATGGCAGCCCGGTATTCTGCCGGCTCAGCATTCCCGACGACCTGTGGCTGGTTGATATTGACGCCGGGCAGATAAGCCAGGTTATTCAAAATCTGGTGATGAACGCCAAGCATGCCATGCCGGATGGTGGAGAGATCAGCATCACCTGCGCCAATATCACGGACATCGGTTCTGAAACACCCCTCAGCCTGCCCGGCAAGGCCTATATTAAAATCACTGTGCAGGACAATGGTTGCGGTATCGCTGAAAAATATCTTGAAAAGATCTTTGATCCCTATTTCACCACCAAGCAGGAGGGCAGCGGCCTGGGTCTGTCCATCTCCCACTCAATAATCAACAAGCATAACGGCCACATTGCCGTCCAGTCCAGAATGGGCAAGGGCTCCACCTTCAGCATATATCTGCCCGCCTCTGAACAGCAGGCCGTCCGTGATCAGGACCAGGAGGCCGATAAACCGGCCGATGTTGTCAGGGCCAAGGTACTGATTATGGATGATGAGCAGCTTGTCCAGGATATTGCCGGACAGATGCTGGTTATTCTCGGGCATGAGGTATTGCATGCCGCCGACGGCAGGGAGGCAATCGAAATATTCACCGGACAGCGCCAAAGCGGCAAACCGGTTGATGTCATAATCATGGATCTGACCATTCCCGGCGGCATGGGCGGCAAGGAGGCGATAGGGGAAATACTGAAAATCGATCCGCGGGCCAAGGTTATTGTATCCAGCGGCTATGGCAATGATCCGGTCATGGCCAACTATCGGCAATATGGATTCAAGGCCGCAATTGCCAAACCTTTTCTGCTGGAGGAATTGAATAAAACCTTAACCGATGTTTTGTCTTAA